A portion of the Fusobacterium nucleatum genome contains these proteins:
- the radD gene encoding autotransporter adhesin RadD codes for MKDYNKVESCLKSFLKNNKRLSYSMALLITFLINGGFSYADEAVQVPLRTEIKTRIEKEQENISQMLKEADESMKDIELKIKKLTQRGEFWVKPLEKSYQGFIFANWGNYSKNKNKTESNFNGPEYSASYGRNMGYGQFSNGKYYGEYGIVKNPLEFVDKIDFGANITPKAVIEKTIVEKTVIKKDITAPSVTPPTVEVGEITLTAPEEVAIGEMTPPNEPNPSVTTPSTVPALQGITVAAVSEVNVTPSIPEVAAAPTINAPGVQPPATPAGFTPRLITPPEAPEDIVVTPPDEVQANLTGSGANPTTHYYWWDGNGGAISQITLKAGTFNIKPGNIINVNGYDAQAYPGTNPQGTRPSNGDHTVNQTFFHTLLNVPYSEYGSGVVINNDRQNSTLINLETEGIVAGNLGNRETDGYITSTKKTTLKGYQIYSDIKGQDDTELLFINKGTVNLNAKNTTYLFTTSHDYGNLRTNYIDNEGTISAKGENSIIIKHSPDTSQAKAWIYSNNGTMKAEGKGSIVYGAAYRNLAHGRAAFINDGTIEVTGESAIGVILPKDSVNSKLANGHLVWLKKSILLKGKKSMGFVAQNTNISNDKNLVKFNIDAEKAIGILQDVEGAGTAKTAGKIAIEGNSSGSMGIYAKQGTLELIAPHANSGETESSIELKAGSNNIGIYAKGASTVNFNGITKITGGEGQKIALATEGSTINLKKAVTAGDKATSNFVKDAVPLYSTGSNSKINVENPDSLKFYLSGNSTAAYAKDKGIINMNRNSLPTEPTIYIKGTNNKGIGLFAKDGGVINAKHNYIKVENGSVGLSSIGENGSDKSNIDFSGGKLEYTGNGYAVYSDGTGTVNLSDAELNLYGSSTAFDVDFNATTLPTILNANTRIHANSDDVIAFNLKNASGLTTVGGIETSIKSKIETKLGLGSGSLNNLFTGSTSTKYKVAAVDGGEITVGNLDKSGKKGDTDQDKIDGYQYFNRFLAQRLKATADGSTIKAVLTTEDATERFNGQVVGFEMNSSKNANGVDDTAINFKNGAKIIADRTDAGTGAIGAFINYGEVNIDATSKIEVEKENNVVNKQAVGVYAVNGSKVDNKGTIDVGGDQSVGILGMAYRKGSSNNPIVNEFGGKSGEGTVNITNEKDIKMSGKDAIGIYAMNNKAGSSSTEHIVKNTGNIEIGDSVEKTAVGIYAKGVDVKPESGKIKIGKKAVGIYAEDSQVGEANKDLGTVDFNGDDGVGIYLKGSGSNLLGNKVTLTQSKDSKNKVGILADRGTSSIIKTEVAVGALNNVIAYYSKGNHEFNVQSNVTLNENSIGISGEDDLLYGDGTNTYTMKLGKGSTGLFGTKKIGLKDKTNIELNGENSVGAYASGADGKITSEGKIKFLKEKSIGLYGANGATVKDKTTMDFSDANAKNNMGAYLAGAKWERDSVLTFSSAHEKGNIYLFAQGGSEGATDKGSTVTLKNTFKVSPDGTATNKNKTIGMYLDTAVKGKSTYVDNTIDMSNNNAKVEVEKSGIGIYTKNTTGSGKNNIINTLKVSSDGQGTVGVFTDGNLKLSGNGGLIEAKNSGIGLYGNKGKISIENTHKVEVTSAGTGIYLTKGSHLDGGKLELENKTAGTSAAGIYYEGTNNEVDHNTDIEVTAGENLLAIYANGLKLNNNKEILIKKGKNNVAAYITGNSTFKNKGKIQLGHPTQNDFESGIGIYVVDGEAINESGKTIDIYDFENTASGGSLSVGMLAKAGAGKTAKVTNKGTINVNGEVIGMVVEDTSEGLNDTGAEIVAKDKEDINAKAIGAYVKGANAKFENKGKISAENIALALQGTGANKILNSGTLNLTKTGAVGVYAKDSVVDFNIAPTVAGADKTVALYASGTTKIKSQITSASGKAHIGVYAEGDAEFLSGSKVTVGNGDGNDYGIGVYTKSGYNKTVNTDIQLGGEKTIGFYLGATGGTGSTVTHTGTIDVGSGIGTYIPEHSKFIAQNTTFNVGDNGTAVYLKGGEVDLGKTGTANINFNGTNGRAIYQDGGTITTGTGLHIQGSGSFLTLKNANSSINSLVEVGASGIGINGIYDMAGKDYTLTLESPNGHIKLGGNKATGIAAVAKSTVGPNKVNVINKGTIETTSGEKTTGIYGKGANIENATGAKINIGAKGVGIYTTNDNSLENTTLNNAGEINLTGDEATGLVAVKAKTSQDFIVGKISGTKDKLVGAYFKDSQAVTKVKDFNISLGTNAKGLVFNGGKDFTITSSSTNKVTIGATTGNSRGIGIAALGVNGNISKTDVVVGKGSLGLYAKDKKLTFDLASGKLESSDANRSSILAYADGNTSEVALNGGGTLKVGANGIALGTKGGKVSANATTTVEVDGVKGLGAYVENGGSIDNNFDIKVKSAEGIGMYAKGGALTSVAKVSEIKGNKSIGYVFENITSAITMPNSVQLTDTNATGQVGVVAQGTGNGLTVAGVSVVGSGNTGVYSSTGKAVINNGTLTVGDSTGKSSIGIYSKGGAVTSTGSATIGKNSIAIYGKDTAATLNGNLTIGEKGIGLYVDNTATSKGDTAVNGNITVGANGAIGIQTTNSKVNLTGDLSVASGDSKGIFSMGAGNIETTGNITVGSNSVGIYKNGSGEVKTAAGKTLTVADSAYGIFSKGAKLINNMNVTVGVDAIGAYVDGNDLTSTGTVTVGDKGVGLLVKGTGKTLTSTGNITVGSNNSVGLYAGDNANIAQSGNITVANNNGIGVYSKGNGNVSTIGAITVGKDSIGVYKDGKGTMNINASSPIQTMTIAEKGYGLYYKGNSRADSIINSNMNMTLGKEAVGIYAKNTTVNHVGDITVGETNIGSSGFTTPSDNKNSIGIFGDNSNINFKGNMLVDKPLSVGIYGSNGGSITVKSGSTITVKNGATGIMTGSKVESITLESGSTLNVDGKVDTSVYTNATKSNVSFGIAAYSGAINNQGTINVKNGATGIYLAGTASLVNQGTITVDAISKQIGRPDTKASAELGGIKVTDKGEVTINNKVINGGTVNIKGDLNMAGMGLDVSTGKTIVDARSISGVAEVLPNFSKGNSEQKVTIKDVFRTGAVGAFSGDVKSKSVSWIAKISKEPGSSTTTKDITMVRIPYNSLISGERYKNLAKGLEDIRSKIGKDSSSPIFKSLDNISSHRDFARAIANIRGDIYSNVQERMKTVENAFDKSYNELLSSYNKTRNVNKFGIIYTGGEHKDSTLGVSGYKYKSTGVLYLNDREAFTYGGKYGWSAGIVGSNFEFNGDTNKGSKERVVSGKLGLHYQAPLNKEDDNAKLKWLTRGEVTVNNHRTNRYSQVGKDTYQNKASFYSTELSWKNIISYDYDINTNWMVKPYTGIDMSYGHIFNIKEKNEGLPLEVKGKDYFVITPNVGVETKYVLPLGATHQVFAKADTEFSYDVAKLYHGVNQAKMKNASSGYYDLSKPERRRARVAVGAELGLEKENAYGITFRAEYQGYKKSQLNYGVRLNYKF; via the coding sequence ATGAAAGACTATAATAAAGTAGAAAGTTGTCTAAAAAGTTTTTTAAAGAATAACAAAAGACTAAGCTACTCTATGGCACTATTAATAACATTTTTAATTAATGGTGGTTTTTCTTATGCAGATGAAGCAGTACAAGTGCCATTAAGAACAGAAATAAAGACAAGAATAGAAAAAGAACAAGAAAATATCTCTCAAATGCTAAAAGAAGCAGATGAAAGCATGAAAGATATAGAATTAAAAATAAAGAAATTAACACAAAGAGGAGAATTTTGGGTAAAACCATTAGAAAAATCATATCAAGGATTTATCTTTGCTAATTGGGGAAATTATAGCAAAAATAAGAACAAAACAGAAAGTAACTTTAATGGGCCTGAATATTCTGCTTCTTATGGAAGAAATATGGGATATGGACAATTTTCTAATGGGAAATATTATGGAGAATATGGAATAGTAAAAAATCCATTAGAATTTGTTGATAAAATAGATTTTGGAGCAAATATTACACCAAAGGCAGTAATTGAAAAAACAATAGTTGAAAAAACAGTAATAAAAAAAGATATTACAGCACCAAGTGTCACACCACCAACAGTTGAAGTGGGAGAAATAACATTAACAGCTCCTGAAGAAGTTGCAATAGGTGAAATGACACCTCCTAATGAACCAAATCCAAGTGTAACTACACCAAGTACAGTACCAGCATTACAAGGGATAACAGTTGCAGCAGTGTCAGAAGTGAATGTAACTCCAAGTATACCAGAAGTAGCAGCAGCACCAACAATAAATGCACCAGGAGTACAACCACCTGCTACACCAGCTGGGTTTACACCGAGATTGATTACACCTCCTGAAGCACCAGAAGATATAGTTGTTACTCCACCAGATGAAGTTCAAGCAAACTTAACAGGATCAGGAGCTAATCCAACTACTCATTATTATTGGTGGGATGGAAATGGAGGAGCAATCTCTCAAATTACTTTAAAAGCTGGGACATTTAATATTAAACCTGGAAATATAATAAATGTAAATGGTTATGACGCTCAAGCATATCCAGGAACTAATCCACAAGGAACTCGTCCATCAAATGGAGATCACACAGTAAATCAAACTTTTTTTCATACTTTGTTGAATGTTCCTTACTCAGAATATGGGTCTGGAGTGGTTATCAATAATGATAGACAAAACTCTACATTAATTAATTTAGAAACAGAAGGAATAGTTGCAGGCAATCTTGGTAATAGAGAAACAGATGGCTATATTACATCAACTAAAAAAACAACTTTAAAAGGATATCAAATTTATTCTGATATTAAAGGGCAAGATGATACTGAATTACTTTTTATAAATAAAGGGACTGTAAATTTAAATGCAAAAAATACAACTTATTTATTTACAACTTCTCATGACTATGGGAATTTAAGAACAAATTATATAGATAATGAAGGAACTATTTCTGCAAAAGGAGAAAATTCTATTATTATTAAGCATAGTCCAGATACAAGTCAAGCAAAAGCTTGGATTTATTCTAATAATGGAACAATGAAAGCAGAAGGAAAAGGTTCTATAGTTTATGGAGCTGCCTATCGTAATTTGGCACATGGAAGAGCTGCCTTTATAAATGATGGAACTATTGAAGTTACTGGTGAATCAGCAATAGGAGTTATTTTACCTAAAGATTCAGTTAATAGTAAGTTAGCAAATGGGCATTTAGTATGGCTAAAAAAATCAATTTTATTAAAAGGTAAAAAATCAATGGGATTTGTAGCTCAAAATACTAATATTTCTAATGATAAGAATTTAGTTAAATTTAATATAGATGCAGAAAAAGCCATTGGAATTTTGCAAGATGTCGAGGGTGCTGGAACAGCTAAAACAGCTGGAAAAATAGCGATTGAGGGAAATTCTTCAGGAAGTATGGGAATCTATGCAAAACAAGGAACATTAGAATTAATAGCTCCTCATGCTAATTCAGGAGAAACAGAAAGTAGTATAGAATTAAAAGCTGGAAGCAATAATATAGGGATTTATGCAAAGGGAGCAAGTACTGTAAATTTTAATGGAATTACAAAAATAACAGGTGGAGAAGGACAAAAAATTGCTTTGGCAACTGAAGGAAGTACTATTAATTTAAAAAAAGCAGTAACAGCTGGAGATAAGGCTACAAGTAATTTTGTAAAAGATGCAGTTCCTTTATATTCAACAGGGTCAAATTCAAAAATAAATGTAGAAAACCCAGATTCCCTTAAATTCTATTTAAGTGGAAATTCAACAGCAGCATATGCAAAAGACAAAGGTATAATAAATATGAATAGAAATAGTTTACCAACTGAACCTACTATTTATATAAAAGGTACAAATAATAAAGGAATAGGATTATTTGCAAAAGATGGTGGAGTTATTAATGCAAAACACAATTATATAAAAGTTGAGAATGGAAGTGTAGGATTATCGTCTATTGGTGAAAATGGGTCAGATAAATCTAATATTGACTTTTCTGGTGGTAAGTTAGAATACACAGGAAACGGTTATGCAGTATATTCAGATGGAACAGGAACAGTAAATTTATCTGATGCTGAATTAAACTTATATGGAAGTTCAACAGCTTTTGATGTTGATTTTAATGCAACAACTTTACCAACTATCTTAAATGCAAATACAAGAATACATGCAAATTCTGATGATGTTATTGCATTTAATTTAAAAAATGCCTCAGGATTAACGACAGTCGGTGGAATAGAAACAAGTATAAAAAGTAAAATAGAAACTAAATTGGGCTTAGGATCAGGTTCTTTAAATAACTTATTTACTGGAAGTACATCAACTAAATATAAAGTAGCAGCAGTAGATGGTGGAGAAATAACAGTTGGAAATCTTGATAAATCTGGAAAAAAAGGGGATACTGATCAAGATAAAATAGATGGATATCAATATTTTAATAGATTTTTAGCTCAAAGATTAAAAGCAACAGCAGATGGAAGTACAATAAAAGCAGTTTTAACAACAGAGGATGCAACAGAAAGATTTAATGGACAAGTAGTTGGATTTGAAATGAACTCAAGTAAAAATGCAAATGGGGTAGATGACACAGCTATTAACTTCAAAAATGGAGCTAAAATAATAGCAGATAGAACAGATGCAGGAACAGGAGCAATAGGAGCATTTATTAACTATGGGGAAGTAAATATTGATGCAACATCAAAAATAGAAGTTGAAAAAGAAAACAATGTAGTTAATAAGCAAGCAGTAGGAGTATATGCAGTAAATGGTTCTAAAGTAGATAATAAAGGAACTATTGATGTAGGTGGAGATCAATCAGTAGGTATCTTAGGAATGGCATATAGAAAAGGTAGCTCTAATAATCCAATAGTAAATGAATTTGGTGGAAAGTCAGGAGAAGGAACTGTTAATATCACAAATGAAAAAGATATAAAAATGTCAGGTAAGGATGCTATTGGTATCTATGCAATGAATAATAAAGCTGGTTCATCATCAACAGAACATATAGTAAAAAATACTGGAAATATTGAGATAGGAGATTCAGTTGAAAAGACAGCAGTAGGAATTTATGCTAAAGGAGTAGATGTAAAGCCTGAAAGTGGAAAAATAAAAATAGGTAAAAAGGCAGTAGGAATTTATGCAGAAGACTCTCAAGTTGGAGAAGCAAATAAAGATTTAGGAACTGTAGACTTTAATGGAGATGATGGAGTAGGTATTTACCTAAAAGGTAGTGGTTCAAACTTACTTGGAAACAAAGTTACTTTAACACAATCAAAAGATTCTAAAAATAAAGTAGGAATACTTGCTGATCGTGGAACAAGCTCTATAATTAAGACAGAAGTAGCAGTAGGAGCTCTCAATAATGTAATAGCATATTACTCAAAAGGAAATCATGAATTCAATGTTCAATCAAATGTAACGCTAAATGAAAACAGTATTGGTATTTCAGGAGAAGATGATTTATTATATGGTGATGGAACAAATACATATACTATGAAATTAGGTAAAGGTTCTACTGGATTATTTGGTACAAAAAAGATAGGTTTAAAAGATAAAACAAATATTGAATTAAATGGAGAAAACTCTGTTGGAGCTTATGCTAGTGGAGCAGATGGAAAAATTACTTCTGAAGGAAAGATAAAATTCTTAAAAGAAAAGTCTATAGGTCTATATGGAGCAAATGGAGCAACTGTTAAAGATAAAACTACAATGGATTTTAGTGATGCAAATGCTAAAAATAATATGGGAGCATATTTAGCAGGTGCTAAATGGGAAAGAGATTCAGTACTTACATTTAGTTCTGCTCATGAAAAAGGAAATATCTATTTATTTGCACAAGGTGGTAGTGAAGGAGCAACAGATAAAGGAAGTACAGTAACTTTAAAAAATACTTTTAAAGTAAGTCCAGATGGAACAGCAACAAATAAAAATAAAACAATAGGAATGTACTTAGATACAGCTGTAAAAGGTAAATCAACTTATGTAGATAATACTATAGATATGAGCAACAACAATGCGAAAGTTGAAGTAGAAAAATCAGGTATTGGAATCTATACAAAAAATACTACTGGAAGTGGTAAAAATAATATAATAAATACATTAAAAGTTTCTTCTGATGGTCAAGGCACTGTTGGAGTATTTACTGATGGTAACTTAAAACTTAGTGGAAATGGTGGATTAATTGAAGCTAAAAATAGTGGAATAGGACTTTATGGAAATAAAGGAAAAATTAGCATTGAGAATACACATAAAGTTGAAGTTACTTCTGCTGGAACAGGAATATATTTAACTAAAGGTAGCCATTTAGATGGAGGAAAATTAGAACTTGAAAATAAAACAGCAGGAACATCAGCAGCTGGAATATATTATGAAGGCACAAATAATGAAGTTGACCATAATACTGACATAGAAGTAACAGCTGGAGAAAATTTACTTGCTATATATGCTAATGGCTTAAAATTAAATAATAACAAAGAAATTCTTATAAAAAAAGGAAAAAATAATGTTGCTGCATATATAACAGGAAATTCTACATTTAAAAATAAAGGAAAAATACAATTAGGACATCCTACACAAAATGATTTTGAAAGTGGTATTGGAATATATGTAGTAGATGGTGAAGCAATAAATGAATCAGGAAAAACAATAGATATTTATGACTTTGAAAACACAGCATCAGGAGGCTCTCTATCAGTAGGAATGCTTGCAAAAGCTGGTGCTGGAAAAACAGCAAAAGTTACTAATAAGGGAACTATTAATGTCAATGGTGAAGTTATTGGAATGGTTGTAGAAGACACTTCAGAAGGTCTTAATGATACTGGTGCAGAAATAGTTGCAAAAGATAAAGAAGATATTAATGCAAAAGCAATAGGAGCATATGTAAAAGGAGCTAATGCTAAATTTGAAAATAAAGGAAAAATTTCTGCTGAAAATATAGCTCTTGCACTTCAAGGAACAGGTGCTAATAAGATTTTAAATTCAGGCACTCTTAATTTAACAAAGACAGGAGCAGTTGGAGTATATGCAAAGGATTCTGTTGTAGATTTTAATATTGCACCAACAGTAGCAGGGGCAGACAAGACAGTTGCTTTATATGCATCAGGAACTACTAAAATTAAAAGCCAAATAACATCAGCTAGTGGAAAAGCTCATATAGGAGTATATGCAGAAGGTGATGCAGAATTCCTATCAGGTTCAAAAGTAACAGTTGGTAATGGTGATGGAAATGATTATGGAATAGGAGTCTATACAAAATCAGGATATAATAAAACTGTAAATACTGATATTCAATTAGGTGGAGAAAAGACTATTGGTTTCTATCTTGGAGCAACAGGAGGTACAGGTTCAACAGTAACTCATACTGGAACTATTGATGTTGGAAGTGGAATAGGAACTTATATTCCTGAACATTCAAAATTTATTGCTCAAAATACTACTTTTAATGTAGGAGATAATGGAACAGCAGTTTATCTAAAAGGTGGAGAAGTAGATTTAGGAAAAACTGGTACTGCAAATATTAATTTTAATGGAACAAATGGAAGAGCAATATATCAAGATGGAGGAACTATAACAACTGGAACAGGATTACATATACAAGGTTCTGGAAGTTTCTTAACACTTAAAAATGCTAATTCTAGTATTAATTCTCTTGTAGAAGTAGGAGCAAGTGGAATAGGTATTAATGGTATTTATGATATGGCAGGTAAAGACTACACACTTACTTTGGAAAGTCCAAATGGTCATATTAAGCTAGGTGGAAATAAAGCAACAGGAATAGCAGCAGTAGCTAAAAGTACTGTTGGTCCAAATAAAGTAAATGTCATAAATAAAGGAACTATTGAAACTACTTCTGGTGAAAAAACTACTGGAATATATGGAAAAGGTGCAAATATAGAAAATGCAACAGGAGCAAAAATAAATATAGGAGCTAAAGGAGTTGGAATTTATACAACTAATGACAACAGTCTTGAAAATACTACTTTAAATAATGCTGGTGAAATTAATTTAACTGGTGATGAAGCAACAGGACTAGTAGCAGTTAAAGCAAAGACTAGCCAAGATTTTATTGTAGGAAAAATTTCTGGAACAAAAGATAAATTAGTTGGAGCATATTTTAAAGATAGTCAGGCAGTTACAAAAGTTAAAGACTTTAATATTTCTTTAGGAACTAATGCAAAAGGTTTAGTCTTTAATGGAGGAAAAGATTTTACAATAACATCATCATCAACTAATAAAGTAACAATAGGAGCTACAACAGGAAATAGTCGTGGAATAGGAATTGCAGCTCTTGGAGTAAATGGAAATATTTCTAAAACAGATGTTGTAGTTGGTAAAGGTTCATTAGGATTATATGCAAAAGATAAAAAATTAACATTTGACTTAGCTAGTGGAAAATTAGAATCATCAGATGCAAATAGAAGCTCAATTTTAGCTTATGCTGATGGAAATACTTCAGAAGTTGCTCTAAATGGTGGAGGAACATTAAAAGTAGGGGCAAATGGTATTGCATTAGGAACTAAGGGTGGAAAAGTAAGTGCCAATGCTACAACTACTGTTGAAGTAGATGGAGTAAAAGGATTAGGAGCATATGTAGAAAATGGTGGAAGCATAGATAATAACTTTGATATTAAAGTTAAGAGTGCTGAAGGTATTGGAATGTATGCAAAAGGCGGAGCTTTAACATCTGTTGCAAAAGTTAGTGAAATTAAAGGAAATAAATCAATAGGATATGTTTTTGAAAATATAACAAGTGCTATTACTATGCCAAACTCAGTTCAATTAACTGACACTAATGCAACTGGACAAGTAGGAGTAGTAGCACAAGGAACTGGAAATGGACTAACAGTAGCAGGAGTTTCTGTTGTTGGAAGTGGTAATACAGGAGTATACAGTTCCACAGGTAAAGCAGTTATAAATAATGGAACACTTACTGTTGGAGATTCAACAGGAAAATCTTCTATTGGTATTTATTCAAAAGGTGGAGCAGTAACAAGTACAGGTAGTGCTACAATAGGTAAAAATTCTATTGCCATCTATGGAAAAGATACAGCTGCTACATTAAATGGAAATCTAACTATTGGAGAAAAAGGTATTGGACTATATGTTGATAATACTGCAACAAGTAAAGGTGATACAGCTGTAAATGGAAATATTACAGTAGGAGCAAATGGAGCAATAGGAATACAAACTACTAACTCTAAGGTTAATTTAACAGGAGATTTAAGTGTAGCTTCTGGAGATAGTAAAGGTATATTCTCAATGGGGGCTGGAAATATTGAAACTACTGGTAATATAACTGTTGGAAGTAACTCAGTTGGTATTTATAAAAATGGTAGTGGAGAAGTAAAAACAGCTGCTGGAAAAACTTTAACAGTAGCAGATAGTGCATATGGAATATTCTCAAAAGGTGCAAAACTAATTAACAATATGAATGTTACAGTTGGTGTTGATGCAATAGGAGCTTATGTAGATGGCAATGATTTAACTTCAACAGGAACAGTTACAGTAGGAGACAAAGGAGTAGGTTTACTTGTAAAAGGAACAGGAAAAACTTTAACTTCAACAGGAAATATTACAGTTGGTTCTAATAATTCAGTAGGACTTTATGCAGGAGATAATGCAAATATTGCTCAATCTGGAAATATCACAGTAGCTAATAATAATGGAATAGGAGTTTATTCAAAAGGTAATGGTAATGTATCAACAATAGGAGCTATTACAGTTGGTAAAGATTCAATAGGAGTTTACAAAGATGGTAAGGGAACTATGAATATAAATGCAAGCTCACCTATTCAAACAATGACTATTGCTGAAAAAGGTTATGGACTTTACTATAAAGGAAATTCAAGAGCTGATAGTATAATTAATAGTAATATGAATATGACTCTTGGAAAAGAAGCAGTGGGAATCTATGCTAAAAATACAACTGTTAATCATGTAGGTGATATTACAGTAGGTGAAACAAATATAGGTTCAAGTGGATTTACTACACCTAGTGATAATAAGAACTCTATTGGAATATTTGGTGATAATTCAAATATTAATTTTAAAGGAAATATGTTAGTTGATAAACCATTATCAGTAGGTATCTATGGTTCAAATGGAGGAAGCATAACAGTTAAATCTGGTTCAACAATAACTGTTAAAAATGGAGCAACTGGTATAATGACAGGTTCAAAAGTTGAAAGTATAACACTAGAAAGTGGTTCAACTCTTAATGTTGATGGAAAAGTAGATACAAGTGTTTATACTAATGCAACAAAGAGCAATGTATCATTTGGAATTGCAGCATATAGTGGAGCAATTAATAACCAAGGTACAATTAATGTAAAAAATGGAGCAACAGGAATATATTTAGCTGGAACTGCTTCATTAGTAAACCAAGGTACAATAACTGTTGATGCAATATCAAAACAAATAGGTAGACCAGATACAAAAGCAAGTGCTGAACTTGGAGGAATAAAAGTAACTGATAAAGGTGAAGTTACAATAAATAATAAGGTAATAAATGGAGGAACAGTTAATATTAAAGGTGACTTAAATATGGCTGGAATGGGATTAGATGTAAGTACTGGAAAAACAATAGTTGATGCTAGATCTATTTCAGGAGTTGCTGAAGTATTACCTAATTTCTCAAAAGGAAATTCTGAACAAAAAGTTACTATTAAAGATGTATTTAGAACAGGAGCAGTTGGAGCATTCTCAGGGGATGTTAAATCTAAATCTGTATCTTGGATAGCAAAAATATCTAAAGAACCAGGTTCATCTACAACTACAAAAGATATAACTATGGTAAGAATACCTTATAATAGTTTAATATCAGGTGAAAGATATAAGAACTTAGCTAAAGGATTAGAAGATATTAGATCAAAGATTGGAAAAGATTCATCATCACCAATATTTAAGTCTTTAGATAATATAAGTTCACATAGAGATTTTGCAAGAGCAATAGCAAATATCCGTGGAGATATTTATTCTAATGTCCAAGAAAGAATGAAGACAGTGGAAAATGCTTTTGATAAGTCATATAATGAACTTCTATCTTCATATAATAAAACTAGAAATGTAAATAAATTTGGTATTATTTATACAGGTGGAGAACATAAGGATAGTACATTAGGAGTTTCAGGATATAAATATAAATCAACTGGTGTATTGTACTTAAATGACAGAGAAGCTTTCACTTATGGTGGAAAATATGGTTGGTCAGCAGGTATTGTAGGAAGTAATTTTGAATTTAATGGAGATACTAATAAAGGTTCTAAGGAAAGAGTAGTATCAGGAAAATTAGGACTACATTATCAAGCTCCATTAAATAAAGAAGATGACAATGCTAAATTAAAATGGTTAACAAGAGGAGAAGTAACAGTAAATAACCATAGAACTAATAGATATAGTCAAGTAGGAAAAGATACTTATCAAAATAAGGCAAGTTTCTACTCAACAGAATT
- the radA gene encoding defensin-inducing lipoprotein FAD-I, producing MKKILLLLSSLFLFACANIDTGVDESKEAQISRLLKEADKKKEKTVEVEKKLVTDNGEEVIEEEATVQNKKSHKGMTRGEIMEYEMTRVSDEMNALQADVQQYQEKKAQLKAYQEKLQKLEELNNAGIK from the coding sequence TTGAAAAAAATATTATTACTATTATCTTCTTTATTTTTATTTGCTTGTGCTAATATAGATACAGGTGTAGATGAAAGTAAAGAAGCTCAAATATCAAGACTTTTAAAAGAAGCTGATAAGAAAAAAGAAAAAACAGTAGAAGTAGAAAAGAAACTTGTAACTGATAATGGAGAGGAAGTTATAGAGGAAGAAGCTACCGTTCAAAACAAAAAATCACATAAAGGAATGACAAGAGGGGAAATAATGGAATATGAAATGACAAGAGTTTCAGATGAAATGAATGCCCTACAAGCGGATGTACAACAATATCAAGAAAAGAAAGCACAACTAAAAGCATACCAAGAAAAATTACAAAAATTAGAAGAATTAAATAATGCAGGAATAAAATAA
- a CDS encoding adhesion protein FadA has product MKKVILTLFVLLSIGIFANDEIISELKGLNAEYENLVKEEEARFQKEKELSERAAAQNVKLAELKASIEEKLLAAPEERKTKFFKDTFDGLVKDYSKYLSQINEKIAENTEIVSNFEKIQKIR; this is encoded by the coding sequence ATGAAAAAAGTTATTTTAACATTATTTGTTTTATTATCTATTGGAATATTTGCAAATGATGAGATTATTTCAGAGTTAAAAGGACTTAATGCTGAGTATGAAAATTTAGTAAAAGAAGAAGAAGCTAGATTTCAAAAAGAAAAAGAACTTTCTGAAAGAGCAGCAGCTCAAAATGTTAAATTGGCTGAATTAAAAGCAAGCATTGAAGAAAAATTGTTAGCAGCTCCAGAAGAAAGAAAAACAAAATTTTTTAAAGATACTTTTGATGGTTTAGTGAAAGATTATTCAAAATATTTAAGTCAAATAAATGAAAAAATAGCTGAAAATACTGAAATAGTAAGTAATTTTGAAAAAATTCAAAAAATAAGATAG